The sequence TACAGTCCGACCAAAGCGAGCGGGGATTTTCTTACCGTCCAGTGCGACATCTGTGGCGAGTGTTTGCCGGCTGCGCTGATACCGGATGAGGTATTCGACGGCTGGATGTGGGACGGCGTGAAGTATCCCCGGCTCGACTATCAAGCCTATTGCCGCGCGACGGATGCCAGCATTCGGCGCTGCTTCGATGTCGGAACGGCGGAGCTTGCGCTGTTTACGGGGATGATCGCTCATGGTTGATCGTGGCAAGGATATCCAAACCGAGAATGGATTCGTGCGCATCCATCCGGCAATCCTAGAACTGCTGGCGAAACAGGACCTTACCGGCCGCGAGTTCAGATGTCTTCTGTTCTTATTCCGCAAAACCTATGGATACCATAAGAGGGGAGACACTATCAGTCTGGCGCAATGGTCAGATGGAACCGGCATGTCAAAATCAAACATCTGCAATACCCTAAAGAGTTTGGTCAGTAAAGGCATCCTGAAACAAACACAAACCGGACCCAAGCGCCCGATAATGTGGGAGTTCAATAAGTATTTTGAGGGATGGAAAAACGCAGAATCTGTTATCCCCATGGATAACAGTTGTATCGCAGAATCTGTTATCCCCATGGATAACAGTTTGGAACCATCTATTATCCCCATGGATAACAGATCTGTTATCCCTGACCACGAGTGCACAAAAGATAAAAGAAAAGGAGAAAACCGGGTTACTCCATCCAGTGACTATTTCGGCATGAAACGTCCATACCGGGCAGAGGCAATAGCAGCCGATGGATTCACGCAAGATGCGGCAAGGTGCGGAGTCGATGCCAAGACGTTCAGGCAGATAACAGATGCGCTCTTGGATGCGACCGGGTTAAAGGCGCTTGTGGACGCCGGCGACGAATCGAAGCTGCGTTACGCCAAAAATGACGCACTGGTTTTAATCCGACTCGGCACGAAGACGGTGGAGCAAGTCACCACGCTCGCAGCCGCATACAAGACCGCCAACGCATGGCGAACAACTCCGCCCAAAACAAGTGACCTATCGGCATACGCTAGCCAGCTTCTGGCGGCGCCGACGATAGCAGAATCAAAAAGCACCGTAAACGGTTTCACCCTTTCCGACATAGGTGATTGACATGAAACAAACGCAAGCCCAGCAGGTCTTGAACCTGACGCACCCGACCGCAGAGATAACCACGCTCGCCGCCATGCGAGCCGACATGGACGCAGCCATATTCATGGCAGATGCGCTCTGCCCGCAGGATTACACCGACCCACGCCGCCAGGTCATATTTCAGGCAATCGTCAACGTCGTGCGCGGCACCGAACCGCTAGATGATACGGCGATTCTGGCGGAGTGCGCAGGCGTGGCCCGTGACATGCGCCTGGATGTGCATGTTGACGGCGGTTATCTGGCAGGCTTGGAAGGTGACCCGTTGCGCGCAAAAGCCTACGCCGTGACGGTCAAGCGCATGGCATGGTTGCGCAACGCCGGCGACTTCGCTTACTGGTTTGTGCAATCGCTACAGGAGTTGCCGGACCCTGACCAGTTGTATTCGTCGGCGAGCGAACGATTGCAGATGCTGCAACCGCCCCGCAAAGACAAGAATTTTGTGTACGGCTGGGACACCGTGACCGACCACGGGCTGTCAATCGAGCAGCGCATCAAAGACGCCGACTCAGGCATAGTCAATCCGTTCTCATGGCCGTGGGTGACATGGAACGCAGTTGTTCGCCCGCTCCGCCCCGGCATGGTTGGCGTACTGGCGGCGCCCGATGGCATGGGCAAGACAACCTATCTTGAGATTATCGCCGAACACTGGGCGCGCGGCGGTATGAACGTGGTGTATGTCCATCTTGAGGATGATTTGGAATACAAGCTCGACCGCCGCCTGGCACGATGGGCGCGCATCCCGCTGACCTGTATTGAGGATGGCAAGTTCACCCCGCCGCAACGTGACAAGATTCGTCAGGCGCAACAGGAGATTGACCGCCTCTGCCCCACGTTGCACTACTACCATGCGCCTGGGCAATCAATGGCTGACATCGTTCGGGAGCTTGAATCGAAGGTCGCAGAGGGTGTGTGTCAAGCCGTTTTCTTTGACTATCTCGACAAGGTAGCGCCGTCCCGCTCGCAGGCGAAACTGTTCGGTGACAACACCTGGGAACGGCAAAGCGCCGATGTCGAGGCGCTCAAGGTCTTTGCGGAAAAGCACCGGCTGCCAGTCGTGACCGCTACGCAGGGCAACAAGTCGATGCAAGAGGTCGGTGTTGTGCAGACTCGCAAGAACATCGGCGGCAGCGGTGGCAAGACGCAGAAAGCGCAGCTCGTTGTAATCCTGACCCGTGACCTGGTTGGACCGGAGGGATTGCGGGATGAGCAGGGGACCGTGTTGGCGGAACCTGGCGACTATAGCCCATTCGTCAATGTCCGAATCGACAAGCAGAATCGCGGGCGCGCCGGCGTGACCATCCGGCAATTCCTCATCGGGCAGTATTTCGACGTGCGCGATATCAAGGCGAGGTAACTCATGGCAGCGATAAAGCCCCGATTGCTGGATCTCTTTTGTTGCGCCGGCGGCGCCGCCAGAGGGTACCAGATGGCAGGATTCCATGTGACCGGAGTCGACATTAAACCGCAACCCAGATACGCCGGGGACGTGTTCGTGCAGGGAGATGCGCTTGAGTATGTCGCATCGCATGGGCATGAGTTCGATGTCATCCACGCAAGCCCGCCGTGCCAGGGGTACAGTGCGTCCAGACACATACACGGCGAACTGTCGCACCCGCTACTGATTGACGAAACCCGCCGGCTGCTACAGGCAACTAGCAAGCCATACGTTATCGAAAACGTGGAAGGCGCTCCGCTCCTAAATCCAATCGTCCTGTGCGGGATCATGTTCGGGTTGAAGGTGTACCGGCATCGCCTGTTTGAAACGAATCCTTTTCTGTTGGGGCCAGCGCACACGAGTCACCCCAAAAACGCTACAACGAATTCATGTCACGGATACTCGACCATTGCCAACGGCGCCACACACATAACGGCTGCTGGCCACAACTTCAACCGGATTGATGCAATGAAGGCGATGCGCCTGGACTGGGATATGACACGGGAAGAGGTCGCCCAAGCCATTCCGCCATCCTACACCGAATACATCGGGCGTCACATGTTGGAATCGATCGAGGTGTCAGCATGGCAGCGGGCTAATCTGCGGCGCCGCTCTCCTGGCGCTACCGGTGACGATACTCGTTTTGTGGATTTGGAAGGGGAAGGTGCAACCGTGAAAGAACAATCAGCAGCGCAGGCGCTCGCCGCCATGCTCAAAGCGAACCCAGACCTGTCCGTCAATGGCCAGGTGTCAGCCGTGGTCGAGGATGTCGACCCGCTCGAGCACGCCGAACAGTGCGCAGTTATCGACTGGGCCAGGGCGCATGAGGATGTGTACCCTGCGTTACGGCTGCTCTACGCCGTGCCGAATGGGGGGTATCGACATCCGGCAACGGGCGCGGCGCTAGTCAGGCGGAAGGGGTGCGAAGTGGCATTCCGGATTTGTGTCTCCCAGTTGCACGCCGCGGGTTCAATGCCTGCTACGTCGAAATGAAGCGCATCGGCGGGCGCCCATCGTCGGCGCAACTGTACATCCTGGAGATGCTCCGGGAATATGGC is a genomic window of Hyphomicrobiales bacterium containing:
- a CDS encoding replication protein; protein product: MVDRGKDIQTENGFVRIHPAILELLAKQDLTGREFRCLLFLFRKTYGYHKRGDTISLAQWSDGTGMSKSNICNTLKSLVSKGILKQTQTGPKRPIMWEFNKYFEGWKNAESVIPMDNSCIAESVIPMDNSLEPSIIPMDNRSVIPDHECTKDKRKGENRVTPSSDYFGMKRPYRAEAIAADGFTQDAARCGVDAKTFRQITDALLDATGLKALVDAGDESKLRYAKNDALVLIRLGTKTVEQVTTLAAAYKTANAWRTTPPKTSDLSAYASQLLAAPTIAESKSTVNGFTLSDIGD
- a CDS encoding DNA cytosine methyltransferase, which produces MAAIKPRLLDLFCCAGGAARGYQMAGFHVTGVDIKPQPRYAGDVFVQGDALEYVASHGHEFDVIHASPPCQGYSASRHIHGELSHPLLIDETRRLLQATSKPYVIENVEGAPLLNPIVLCGIMFGLKVYRHRLFETNPFLLGPAHTSHPKNATTNSCHGYSTIANGATHITAAGHNFNRIDAMKAMRLDWDMTREEVAQAIPPSYTEYIGRHMLESIEVSAWQRANLRRRSPGATGDDTRFVDLEGEGATVKEQSAAQALAAMLKANPDLSVNGQVSAVVEDVDPLEHAEQCAVIDWARAHEDVYPALRLLYAVPNGGYRHPATGAALVRRKGCEVAFRICVSQLHAAGSMPATSK